The Herpetosiphonaceae bacterium genome window below encodes:
- a CDS encoding sugar ABC transporter permease yields MRESLTTRSAARSRTGSRSRWRKILAHNLAAYLFLLPALILFATFSWYPIARGFIISFQRIDLINPPQWVGLDNFRHVLSDPLFFRAWRNTLQFTLLALLLGYLVPVVLAIAVNEMRHARAYFRLAFYLPVILPPMVTILLWKWFYDPGPGLANSVLRLLGLSQQPWLQSPRTAMFSLVIMSTWANAGGTMLLYLAALQGIPAHLYDAAEIDGANLWQRLIHITLPQIRTVMLILLVLQIIGTMQVFTEPFVMTDGGPVNATITVLLLLYRYAFKFQNFGAASALGLILFVVLVIFSLLYLWLTRKTMSNEL; encoded by the coding sequence ATGCGCGAAAGCCTGACCACCCGCAGCGCCGCTCGTTCGCGGACCGGCTCACGCTCCCGCTGGCGCAAGATCCTGGCGCACAACCTGGCCGCCTATCTGTTTTTGCTGCCCGCGCTGATCCTGTTCGCCACGTTCTCGTGGTATCCGATCGCGCGGGGCTTCATCATCAGCTTCCAGCGCATCGACCTGATCAACCCGCCGCAGTGGGTCGGGCTGGACAACTTCCGGCACGTGCTCAGCGACCCGCTTTTTTTTCGCGCGTGGCGCAACACGCTTCAGTTCACGCTGCTGGCGCTGCTGCTGGGCTACCTCGTGCCCGTGGTGCTGGCGATTGCCGTCAACGAGATGCGCCACGCGAGGGCCTATTTTCGGCTGGCCTTCTACCTGCCGGTGATCCTGCCGCCGATGGTGACGATCCTGCTCTGGAAGTGGTTCTACGATCCCGGCCCCGGCCTGGCGAATAGCGTTCTGCGCCTCCTGGGGCTGAGCCAGCAGCCCTGGCTGCAATCGCCGCGCACGGCGATGTTCTCGCTGGTGATCATGTCCACCTGGGCCAACGCGGGCGGTACGATGCTGCTCTACCTGGCCGCGCTCCAGGGCATTCCCGCACACCTGTACGACGCCGCCGAGATCGACGGGGCTAACCTCTGGCAGCGCTTGATCCATATCACGCTGCCGCAGATCCGCACAGTGATGCTGATTCTGCTGGTATTACAGATTATCGGCACGATGCAGGTCTTTACCGAGCCGTTCGTCATGACCGATGGCGGGCCGGTCAACGCGACGATCACTGTGCTGCTGCTGCTGTACCGCTACGCCTTCAAGTTCCAAAACTTCGGCGCTGCCAGCGCGCTGGGCCTGATCTTGTTTGTGGTGCTGGTGATCTTTTCGCTGCTGTATCTCTGGCTGACGCGCAAGACGATGAGCAACGAGTTATAG
- a CDS encoding carbohydrate ABC transporter permease, giving the protein MTTRTIRRRISRRLYDSSERTLISPIEMHKPGGRLLYWLVFGLLLALTLSTIFPLYWMFSGALKTTPEMFRMPPTLVPSDPQWSNYPQAWSRLRYSVYFRNTLLLALGSWLFQIFVSTTAAFSLSKLQPAFGRVILFLFLSTLMVPPAAYLIPQYLTVVSLPLLNIRLIDTWWAVWLPGAVSAFNIFVLKNFFDEIPRDLTDAARIDGANAWQLFTRIILPLSKPALAVVSIFAVIGAWKDFFWPFLVLTNADLQPIMVALYRLANRSQEPLNLVVAALAIASIPPIVLFLLFQRQILRGITLTGLKG; this is encoded by the coding sequence ATGACGACACGCACGATCCGGCGACGTATCAGCCGCCGCCTCTACGATTCGAGCGAGCGCACGCTGATCTCGCCGATCGAGATGCATAAGCCGGGCGGTCGGCTGCTGTACTGGCTGGTGTTCGGGCTGCTGCTGGCGCTGACGCTCTCGACGATCTTTCCGCTCTACTGGATGTTCAGCGGCGCGCTCAAGACCACGCCCGAAATGTTCAGGATGCCGCCGACGCTGGTGCCGAGCGATCCGCAGTGGAGCAACTATCCCCAGGCCTGGAGTCGGCTGCGCTACAGCGTGTATTTCCGCAACACGCTGCTGCTGGCGCTCGGCTCGTGGCTCTTCCAGATCTTCGTCTCGACCACGGCGGCGTTTTCGCTGTCGAAGCTGCAACCGGCGTTCGGCAGGGTGATCCTGTTTCTGTTCCTGAGCACGCTGATGGTGCCGCCCGCCGCGTATCTGATCCCGCAATATCTGACCGTGGTCAGCCTGCCGCTGCTCAACATCCGGCTGATCGACACATGGTGGGCCGTCTGGCTGCCGGGCGCGGTCAGCGCCTTCAATATCTTTGTGCTCAAAAACTTCTTCGACGAGATCCCGCGCGATCTGACCGACGCGGCGCGCATCGACGGAGCCAACGCCTGGCAGCTCTTCACGCGGATCATCCTGCCGCTCTCGAAACCGGCGCTGGCGGTCGTCTCGATCTTCGCGGTGATCGGCGCGTGGAAAGATTTCTTCTGGCCGTTCCTGGTGCTGACCAACGCCGACCTTCAGCCGATCATGGTCGCGCTCTACCGGCTGGCGAATCGCTCCCAGGAGCCGCTCAACCTGGTCGTCGCGGCGCTCGCCATCGCCAGCATCCCGCCGATCGTGCTGTTTCTGCTCTTCCAACGGCAAATCCTACGCGGCATTACCCTCACGGGCTTGAAAGGCTAG
- a CDS encoding glycoside hydrolase family 38 C-terminal domain-containing protein, with amino-acid sequence MHQPLNLHVISHTHWDREWYLTFQQFRFRLVELIDELIELLGRDPEFRYFHLDGQTIVLEDYLQIRPQREAELRELIRSGRVLVGPWYVQPDEFLVSGESIVRNLQIGMRIARDYGEPMMIGYLPDSFGHIGQMPQIMQGFGLDTFVHGRGVFVSQTGGTEYWWEGLDGSRLLGIFLANWYDNARRFPEDADEALHFVERVVGRLKAANAGQDLILMNGVDHLVAQENLSAIRKSLEGRYTEGTLHHTTLPEAIDRLRGAAGTHLRTIAGELRDESEGTLLTGVLSARVHLKQRNNAVERLLETWVEPYETWAALLGKRYDRDFLRYAWKTLLHNHPHDSICGCSIDQVHREMLPRFDQAEQVGNELLDRALAFIAAQADTTPYEVGDALETTAVQVHNPLPRPRSDVAIFELDFAQRPDYCTIELLDDAGGRAPVQMLRRTQRYRKHLSPIDTPQEIPVSRYTVAAYLEDLPAYGYRTYTARLLKALPRTDGDMALVGGMQNERLHLQVAADGTLTITDKQSGAIFDRLNFFRDEGDIGDQYNYYKPVADRTVETLGGIAEVSVLTNGPVIAELEVVVRPRLPIAARPDHESRADETVEVPIRSRVRLLRGSDRVEITTEIDNTVRDHRLRAIFPLHAPVSAALADTAFGVIDRAVEIPSFWPFASRDRPHRSFVDVRAPQRGLTVLSRGLYEHDVRPDGQLELTLLRCVGQMFVDFSTLEPRDPVVEGQCPGAYRFEYAIMPHDGERSLAEIAEAAAAFSAPMRAWQTNHHAGSQPSAHSFLRLEPAGIQLSAVKRAEDRDSIIVRCFNTTDQPILGTLHVPGAWRAAYRTDLDEQRLDSIAVSNEGTLTLHAEPWQIVTVELEPDR; translated from the coding sequence ATGCATCAACCGCTCAATCTCCACGTTATCTCGCACACCCACTGGGATCGCGAATGGTACCTGACCTTTCAGCAGTTCCGATTTCGGCTGGTCGAGCTGATCGACGAGCTGATCGAGCTGCTGGGCCGCGACCCTGAGTTTCGCTATTTTCACCTGGACGGCCAGACGATCGTGCTTGAGGATTATCTTCAGATCCGACCGCAGCGCGAGGCCGAGCTGCGCGAGCTGATCCGCAGCGGGCGCGTGCTGGTCGGGCCGTGGTACGTGCAGCCCGACGAGTTCCTGGTGTCGGGCGAGTCGATCGTGCGTAATCTTCAGATCGGCATGCGCATCGCCCGCGACTACGGCGAGCCGATGATGATCGGCTACCTGCCCGACTCGTTCGGGCATATCGGGCAGATGCCGCAGATCATGCAGGGCTTTGGGCTGGATACCTTCGTCCACGGGCGCGGCGTCTTCGTCAGTCAGACCGGCGGCACGGAGTACTGGTGGGAGGGGCTGGACGGCTCGCGGCTGCTTGGGATTTTCCTCGCCAACTGGTACGACAACGCGCGGCGCTTCCCGGAGGACGCCGACGAGGCGCTGCACTTCGTCGAGCGCGTGGTCGGGCGGCTCAAGGCGGCCAACGCGGGCCAGGACCTGATCCTGATGAACGGCGTCGATCATCTGGTAGCGCAGGAGAACCTGAGCGCGATCCGCAAAAGCCTTGAGGGCCGCTACACCGAGGGAACGCTGCATCACACCACGCTGCCGGAGGCGATCGACCGGCTGCGGGGCGCGGCGGGCACGCATCTGCGCACGATCGCGGGCGAGCTGCGCGACGAGAGCGAGGGCACGCTGCTGACGGGCGTGCTCTCGGCGCGGGTCCACCTCAAACAGCGCAACAACGCGGTCGAGCGCCTGCTGGAGACGTGGGTCGAGCCGTACGAGACGTGGGCCGCGCTGCTCGGCAAGCGCTACGATCGCGATTTTCTGCGCTACGCCTGGAAGACGCTGCTGCACAACCATCCCCACGACTCGATCTGCGGCTGCTCGATCGATCAGGTCCACCGCGAGATGCTGCCGCGCTTCGATCAGGCGGAGCAGGTGGGAAACGAGCTGCTCGACCGCGCGCTGGCGTTCATCGCGGCGCAGGCCGATACGACGCCCTATGAGGTTGGCGACGCGCTCGAAACGACCGCTGTGCAGGTCCATAACCCGCTGCCGCGCCCCCGCAGCGATGTCGCGATCTTCGAGCTGGACTTTGCGCAGCGGCCCGACTACTGCACGATCGAGCTGCTGGACGACGCTGGAGGCCGCGCGCCGGTGCAGATGTTGCGCCGCACCCAGCGCTATCGCAAGCACCTATCGCCGATCGACACGCCGCAGGAGATTCCGGTCAGCCGCTACACGGTCGCCGCGTATCTTGAGGACCTGCCCGCCTACGGCTATCGGACCTACACCGCGCGGCTGCTCAAGGCGCTACCCAGGACCGATGGCGATATGGCGCTCGTCGGCGGGATGCAGAACGAGCGGCTGCATCTTCAGGTGGCGGCGGACGGCACGCTGACGATCACCGACAAGCAGAGCGGCGCGATCTTCGACCGGCTCAACTTCTTCCGCGATGAGGGCGACATCGGCGATCAGTACAACTACTACAAGCCGGTCGCCGATCGCACGGTCGAGACGCTGGGCGGCATCGCCGAGGTCAGCGTGCTGACCAATGGGCCGGTGATCGCCGAGCTTGAGGTTGTGGTGCGGCCCCGGCTGCCAATCGCCGCCCGCCCCGACCACGAGAGCCGTGCCGATGAGACGGTCGAGGTGCCGATCCGCTCGCGGGTGCGGCTCCTGCGCGGCAGCGACCGCGTCGAGATCACGACCGAGATCGACAACACGGTCAGGGATCACCGGCTGCGGGCGATCTTCCCGCTGCACGCGCCCGTGAGCGCGGCGCTCGCGGATACCGCCTTCGGCGTGATCGACCGAGCGGTCGAGATTCCGTCGTTCTGGCCCTTCGCCAGCCGCGATCGTCCGCATCGCAGCTTCGTGGACGTGCGCGCGCCGCAGCGGGGCCTCACCGTCCTGAGCCGTGGTCTGTATGAGCACGACGTGCGGCCCGACGGACAGCTTGAGCTAACGCTGCTGCGCTGTGTCGGGCAGATGTTCGTCGATTTCTCGACGCTCGAGCCGCGCGATCCGGTCGTCGAGGGGCAGTGTCCCGGCGCGTATCGCTTCGAGTACGCGATCATGCCCCACGACGGCGAGCGCTCGCTGGCCGAGATCGCGGAGGCCGCCGCCGCGTTCAGCGCGCCGATGCGCGCCTGGCAGACCAATCATCACGCCGGCTCGCAGCCGTCCGCACACAGCTTCCTGCGACTGGAGCCCGCCGGAATCCAGCTCTCGGCGGTCAAGCGCGCCGAAGACCGCGACAGCATCATCGTGCGCTGCTTCAACACAACCGATCAGCCGATCCTTGGCACGCTGCACGTTCCCGGCGCGTGGCGCGCGGCCTATCGCACCGACCTCGACGAGCAGCGGCTCGACTCGATCGCGGTGAGCAATGAGGGCACGCTCACGCTGCACGCCGAGCCGTGGCAGATCGTCACCGTGGAGCTGGAGCCAGACCGATGA
- a CDS encoding beta-L-arabinofuranosidase domain-containing protein has protein sequence MTLHPLLKDAAGIARFAEGPRLRVLLTTPSTNATLRAESDAENGGGSWEMSGGVHGEDQRTNGPTDQGESTELETGNVELETWNVELEAWTWRATIQPVAERVGRWRCDLVVAAATSAEVALTIRLEELGAEPYWLIPATFYDVNRPADAPRRYPRYGFEDDPWTAAAWCFSAERAAAPFASVRTTQHSAALIAESPYWNGAIVGLGLDGAQGTSLLLRYPYAETPRSYAPYRHDDCAPVVTWQPVAAGEQIALSFEIVLDAPAPIYAPLLRDLYDRASAANALQTKPWMPMDAAAALLADGLVRWHYDPETATLAETTAFEHYFRQNERQVDRPTMHVAWLSGIPSAFPLLREGGAAAEAGRRVIDHIAREGLAPCGAFWAQWTPHGWRRCWYGGPDNSSAWIQAATTAEATIFLLRAAAYERAEGRPQPAWEAAALSNLRFVAERQRADGNLGSYYDAHTGEVAIWDGTPGVKWIAPLVEGWHLTGDDHLLRVAERAAAYYEPFVYGDRLRGSPEDVPLGPTSEDGYCALLAYWNLYAATNDQRWLDAARHAADWMLTFRWLYNVRFDPRTFLGHLDFRSVGADLASPSNQHLHTYGLIVLPEQLKLWRATGDDYYFDTARALLGFARQTLARVDGECNARRGMLTEQWYHVDWTHPKGAMLPLAHAWCNGLAIYAFQEAARWGHLWLGQRVWMLEPSALVDADARPERVRLRNPFAEPLTLRVRLLDPWRALRCDDRPLALAADDLGSWAEITLESNMEVTLAPQS, from the coding sequence ATGACTCTTCATCCATTGCTCAAAGACGCAGCGGGCATCGCGCGGTTCGCGGAAGGGCCACGGCTGCGCGTGCTCCTCACAACCCCCTCGACAAACGCCACGCTGCGCGCAGAGTCGGACGCAGAGAACGGCGGCGGTAGCTGGGAGATGAGCGGCGGGGTACACGGAGAGGACCAACGGACCAACGGACCAACGGACCAAGGGGAGAGCACGGAACTCGAAACCGGGAACGTGGAACTTGAAACGTGGAACGTGGAACTCGAAGCCTGGACCTGGCGCGCGACGATCCAGCCGGTGGCGGAACGTGTGGGCCGCTGGCGCTGCGATCTGGTGGTCGCGGCTGCAACCAGCGCCGAGGTCGCGCTGACGATCCGGCTGGAGGAGCTGGGAGCAGAGCCGTACTGGCTGATCCCGGCTACGTTCTACGATGTGAATCGCCCCGCCGACGCGCCCCGGCGCTATCCGCGCTACGGCTTCGAGGACGATCCGTGGACGGCTGCGGCCTGGTGCTTTTCGGCGGAGCGCGCGGCAGCGCCGTTCGCCTCGGTGCGCACCACGCAGCACAGCGCGGCGCTGATCGCCGAATCGCCGTACTGGAACGGGGCGATCGTCGGGCTGGGCCTGGATGGAGCGCAGGGCACCAGCCTGCTGCTGCGCTACCCGTACGCCGAGACGCCGCGCTCGTACGCGCCCTATCGCCACGACGATTGCGCGCCCGTGGTCACGTGGCAGCCTGTCGCAGCCGGAGAGCAGATCGCGCTCAGCTTTGAGATCGTGCTCGACGCGCCCGCGCCGATCTACGCGCCGCTGCTGCGCGACCTGTACGATCGGGCCAGCGCTGCAAATGCGCTGCAAACAAAGCCCTGGATGCCGATGGACGCGGCGGCGGCGCTGCTGGCGGATGGCCTCGTGCGCTGGCACTACGATCCTGAGACGGCGACGCTGGCCGAGACAACCGCGTTCGAGCACTACTTTCGCCAGAATGAGCGGCAGGTCGACCGCCCGACGATGCATGTGGCCTGGCTGTCGGGCATTCCCTCGGCGTTTCCGCTGCTGCGCGAGGGCGGCGCTGCGGCGGAGGCCGGACGCCGCGTGATCGATCATATTGCCCGCGAGGGCCTGGCTCCCTGCGGCGCGTTCTGGGCGCAGTGGACGCCCCACGGCTGGCGGCGCTGCTGGTACGGCGGTCCCGATAACTCGTCGGCGTGGATTCAGGCCGCGACGACCGCCGAGGCGACGATCTTTCTGCTTCGCGCTGCGGCCTACGAGCGCGCCGAGGGCCGACCGCAGCCCGCGTGGGAGGCGGCGGCGCTCAGCAATCTGCGCTTCGTCGCCGAGCGGCAGCGCGCCGACGGCAACCTTGGCTCGTACTACGACGCGCACACGGGCGAGGTGGCGATCTGGGACGGCACGCCCGGCGTCAAGTGGATCGCGCCGCTGGTCGAGGGCTGGCATCTGACGGGCGACGATCATCTGCTGCGCGTGGCGGAGCGCGCCGCCGCCTACTACGAGCCGTTCGTCTACGGCGATCGGCTGCGCGGCTCGCCCGAAGATGTGCCGCTCGGCCCGACCTCCGAGGACGGCTACTGCGCGCTGCTGGCCTACTGGAACCTGTACGCCGCGACGAACGATCAGCGCTGGCTGGATGCCGCGCGTCATGCCGCCGACTGGATGCTGACGTTTCGCTGGCTGTACAACGTCCGCTTCGATCCGCGCACCTTTCTGGGCCACCTCGACTTTCGCAGCGTCGGCGCGGACCTGGCCTCGCCCTCGAATCAACATCTGCACACCTACGGCCTGATCGTGCTGCCGGAGCAGCTCAAGCTCTGGCGCGCGACCGGCGATGATTATTATTTCGATACCGCGCGCGCTCTGCTTGGCTTTGCCCGCCAGACACTCGCCCGCGTCGACGGCGAGTGCAACGCGCGCCGGGGCATGCTGACCGAGCAGTGGTACCACGTCGACTGGACGCATCCCAAGGGCGCGATGCTGCCGCTGGCGCACGCCTGGTGCAACGGCCTGGCGATCTACGCCTTTCAGGAGGCCGCCCGCTGGGGTCATCTCTGGCTCGGCCAGCGCGTCTGGATGCTTGAGCCGTCGGCGCTGGTCGATGCCGACGCGCGGCCCGAACGGGTGCGATTGCGCAATCCCTTTGCCGAGCCGCTCACGCTGCGGGTGCGATTGCTCGATCCGTGGCGCGCGCTCCGCTGCGATGATCGCCCTCTGGCGCTGGCAGCCGACGATCTCGGCTCCTGGGCTGAGATTACGCTTGAATCCAACATGGAGGTGACGCTTGCTCCCCAATCATGA
- a CDS encoding glycoside hydrolase family 172 protein, giving the protein MLPNHDDPFSGGPLRSLARRRACRSRRLSSFDRSGGNADFIVIQPGETALLGEIAGAGCITHIWMTCASKEAAFLRRLVLRIWWDGEATPSVEVPLGDFFGVGHGRTVTFASLPLQMSPQDGRAFNCWFPMPFASGARIEVTSECSDHPTTLYYHVDYEQHARIPDDLLRFHAQWRCEHPTTATLPLRDDNFDEWFAGGSNADGSENYVILEAEGAGHYVGCSLNVFNGHPDARYSWYGEGDEMIFIDGEGWPPSIHGTGTEDYAGSAWSPTQPFSAPYHGLPLAGGENYRGCSTLYRFHIEDPIVFEQAIRVTIEHGHANHRADDVSSTAYWYQAEPHAPFPALPAVAARLPREAEG; this is encoded by the coding sequence TTGCTCCCCAATCATGACGATCCGTTCAGCGGCGGGCCGCTGCGCTCGCTGGCTCGTCGCCGGGCCTGCCGCAGCCGCCGCCTGTCGTCCTTCGATCGCAGCGGCGGCAATGCCGATTTCATCGTAATCCAGCCGGGCGAGACGGCGCTGCTGGGCGAGATCGCGGGCGCTGGCTGCATCACGCATATCTGGATGACCTGCGCCTCCAAGGAGGCGGCCTTTCTGCGGCGGCTGGTGCTGCGCATCTGGTGGGACGGCGAGGCCACGCCGAGCGTCGAGGTGCCGCTTGGCGATTTCTTCGGCGTGGGCCACGGGCGGACGGTGACGTTCGCCTCGCTGCCGTTGCAGATGAGCCCGCAGGATGGTCGCGCGTTCAACTGCTGGTTTCCGATGCCCTTCGCCAGCGGCGCGCGGATCGAGGTCACGAGCGAGTGCAGCGATCATCCGACGACGCTGTACTATCATGTCGACTACGAGCAGCACGCGCGCATCCCCGACGATCTGCTGCGCTTCCACGCGCAGTGGCGCTGCGAGCATCCGACGACCGCGACGCTGCCGCTGCGCGATGACAACTTCGACGAGTGGTTTGCTGGCGGCTCCAACGCCGACGGCAGCGAGAATTATGTCATTCTGGAGGCCGAGGGCGCGGGGCACTACGTCGGCTGCTCGCTCAATGTCTTCAACGGCCATCCCGACGCGCGCTATAGCTGGTACGGTGAGGGCGACGAGATGATCTTTATCGACGGCGAGGGCTGGCCGCCGAGCATCCACGGCACCGGCACCGAGGACTACGCGGGATCGGCGTGGTCGCCCACGCAGCCGTTCTCCGCGCCGTACCACGGCCTGCCGCTGGCGGGCGGCGAGAACTATCGCGGCTGCTCGACGCTCTACCGCTTCCACATCGAGGACCCGATCGTTTTCGAGCAGGCGATCCGCGTGACGATCGAGCACGGCCACGCCAATCACCGCGCCGACGATGTTTCGAGCACGGCGTACTGGTATCAGGCCGAGCCGCACGCGCCCTTTCCGGCGCTGCCTGCGGTCGCAGCGCGCCTGCCGAGGGAGGCGGAGGGGTAG
- a CDS encoding EAL domain-containing protein: MTRTRIMVVEDEQIIALDLRETLERLGYCVAALVASGEEALDQAARARPDLALMDIKLQGALDGIDAAERLRRQFGIPVIYLTAHADTATLQRAKLTEPYGYVLKPFEERELHIQIEMALYKDQIERKLHQLERWLSATLTSIGDAVITTDTSGTISFMNPKAEQLTMWLQDTAVGRPVAEVLCLISATTRQPVEDLVPRVLHDGMTIELDDETMLVARDGHQIAVDDTAAPIRDDYGKITGVVIVFRDVTERKAAEEALRASEERYALAAQGANDGLWDWDLQSDRIYYSPRWKSMLGHAEHEVGGKPDEWFDRVHPEDREALHTAITEYLHGPAPRLEIEQRIRHADGTYRWMLVRGLVVRDQAGLPVRMAGSITDITAHKQAEDQLRHDALHDALTGLPNRTLFLDRLHHALDYAQRHPTYQCALLFLDLDHFKTINDSLGHAVGDDLLRALAHRLESCLRTGDTLARLGGDEFTILLDGITDKSDAVRVAERIQHVLKVPFSLEGHELFASTSIGIALSSAGYTDAQTMMRDADSALYHAKHGGRAAYQFFNQEMHVLVRERLRLETDLRNAVERREFVLHYQPIVDLQSGAITGLEALVRWQHPQHGLLYPAAFLNVAEETGLIVPIGAWVLREACRQLGAWHALFPGHAALTVNVNLSGRQLIDTLLLDQIDLTLSETHVGVDCVRMEITESMLMETSSIARTILDHLRTRGTQLALDDFGTGYSSLSLLRRLPISVLKIDQSFVKDLDNPENAEIVRTIIALAHNLGMRVVGEGVETEAQYRQLRAWGCDGGQGYFFAPPLDRDAIEGLLKEGGVMRAV, encoded by the coding sequence ATGACGCGAACGCGGATCATGGTGGTCGAAGATGAGCAGATCATCGCGCTCGACCTTCGGGAGACTCTGGAGCGGCTGGGGTACTGCGTGGCGGCGCTGGTCGCATCCGGCGAGGAGGCGCTGGACCAGGCTGCCAGGGCGCGGCCCGATCTGGCGCTGATGGATATTAAGCTGCAAGGAGCGCTCGACGGCATCGACGCTGCCGAGCGGCTGCGTCGGCAATTCGGCATTCCGGTGATCTATCTCACGGCGCACGCCGATACCGCAACGCTTCAGCGGGCCAAGCTGACGGAGCCGTACGGCTATGTGCTGAAGCCTTTTGAGGAGCGCGAGCTGCATATTCAGATCGAGATGGCGCTCTACAAGGATCAGATCGAGCGCAAGCTGCACCAGCTTGAGCGCTGGCTTTCGGCGACGCTGACGAGCATCGGCGATGCGGTGATTACGACCGATACGTCCGGTACGATCAGCTTTATGAATCCCAAGGCCGAGCAGCTCACGATGTGGTTGCAGGATACGGCGGTGGGTCGTCCCGTCGCCGAGGTGCTGTGCCTGATCTCGGCGACGACGCGCCAGCCGGTGGAGGATCTGGTGCCGCGCGTGCTGCACGACGGGATGACCATCGAGCTGGACGATGAGACGATGCTCGTGGCGCGGGATGGACACCAGATTGCGGTGGATGATACCGCCGCGCCGATCCGCGACGACTACGGCAAGATTACGGGCGTAGTGATCGTGTTCCGCGATGTGACGGAGCGCAAGGCCGCCGAGGAGGCGCTGCGGGCCAGCGAGGAGCGCTACGCGCTGGCTGCGCAGGGCGCCAACGACGGGCTGTGGGATTGGGATCTGCAATCCGATAGGATCTATTACTCGCCGCGCTGGAAGTCGATGCTCGGCCATGCCGAGCATGAGGTCGGCGGCAAGCCCGACGAGTGGTTTGATCGGGTCCATCCTGAGGATCGCGAGGCGCTGCATACCGCGATCACCGAGTATCTGCACGGTCCCGCGCCGCGCCTGGAGATCGAGCAGCGCATACGTCACGCCGACGGCACGTATCGCTGGATGCTGGTACGCGGCCTGGTGGTGCGCGATCAGGCGGGCTTGCCCGTGCGGATGGCCGGATCGATCACCGATATTACCGCGCATAAGCAGGCCGAGGATCAACTGCGGCATGATGCGCTTCACGATGCGCTGACGGGCCTGCCCAATCGCACGCTCTTTCTCGATCGGCTGCACCACGCGCTGGACTATGCGCAGCGCCATCCGACCTATCAGTGCGCGCTGCTGTTTCTGGATCTGGATCACTTCAAGACGATCAACGACAGCCTGGGCCATGCCGTGGGCGATGATCTGCTGCGCGCCCTGGCGCATCGTCTGGAGTCGTGCCTGCGCACCGGCGATACGCTGGCGCGGCTCGGCGGCGACGAGTTTACGATTCTGCTCGACGGGATTACCGATAAGAGCGATGCGGTGCGCGTGGCGGAGCGCATTCAGCATGTGCTTAAGGTGCCGTTCTCGCTTGAGGGCCATGAGCTGTTCGCCTCGACCAGCATCGGGATTGCGCTCAGCTCGGCGGGCTATACCGATGCTCAGACGATGATGCGCGACGCCGATAGCGCGCTGTATCATGCCAAGCACGGCGGGCGGGCGGCCTATCAGTTCTTCAATCAGGAGATGCATGTGCTGGTGCGCGAGCGGCTTCGGCTTGAAACCGATCTGCGTAACGCCGTCGAGCGCCGCGAGTTTGTGCTGCACTACCAGCCGATCGTCGATCTTCAGTCGGGGGCAATCACCGGGCTTGAGGCGCTGGTGCGCTGGCAGCATCCGCAGCATGGGCTGCTCTACCCGGCGGCGTTTCTGAACGTCGCGGAGGAGACGGGGCTGATCGTGCCGATCGGGGCCTGGGTGCTGCGGGAGGCGTGTCGGCAACTGGGCGCGTGGCATGCGCTGTTCCCCGGCCATGCCGCCTTGACGGTGAATGTGAATCTGTCGGGACGCCAGCTTATCGACACGCTGCTGCTCGATCAGATCGATCTGACGCTGAGCGAGACGCACGTCGGTGTGGACTGTGTGCGGATGGAGATCACCGAGAGTATGCTGATGGAGACGAGCAGTATCGCCCGCACGATCCTCGATCATCTGCGCACGCGCGGCACGCAGCTCGCGCTGGATGATTTCGGAACGGGCTACTCGTCGCTGAGCCTGCTGCGCCGCCTGCCGATCAGCGTGCTCAAGATCGATCAGTCGTTCGTCAAGGATCTGGATAATCCCGAAAACGCGGAGATCGTGCGGACGATCATCGCGCTGGCGCATAACCTGGGGATGCGGGTGGTCGGCGAGGGCGTGGAGACGGAGGCGCAGTATCGGCAGCTTCGGGCCTGGGGCTGCGACGGCGGGCAGGGCTATTTCTTCGCGCCGCCGCTCGATCGGGATGCGATCGAGGGCTTGCTCAAGGAGGGCGGTGTCATGCGGGCGGTGTAG